A stretch of the Oncorhynchus clarkii lewisi isolate Uvic-CL-2024 chromosome 9, UVic_Ocla_1.0, whole genome shotgun sequence genome encodes the following:
- the LOC139416254 gene encoding protein TASOR-like isoform X1, with protein MALNSKVERKTDIQCLKTGELDVESSDSKKNSWSAAISATSNQNGDQTGCEDRIMPEQEASERRRSGHTDTRSFNNSPLPGQRLAEQLPRRNFQIPRKIKERKGLYQFLPPDSREFEGLVKILSSSYLDASSRGTFSYSKARLIHNELLEKEFIEKRRELKQEGRTDPELVESYCFMFPDKSKLPLICEKGLSVGHSRITALGNPAMGVYLSKFSDLLQMNPFEAGTCGDIVVFKVMRGRLKSIFENMPKSVLDPTPKFDCHVSKNATRVTSLLSYRAFELTQQYFYEFAFDEIKSRPRHVCPYAVVSFQYKGKESAAVPMAAHRFNSTVCEGGSRRRSSYTVWSGPLVNKGQELCQVCLCSSTRHFLPFKLAEKLEMSMGMQLDQVKRKIPSVLFSWDTYSGTREVLKCGMYCSLFEVVDGKGKASTSTLSGLIHKLERERMVLVKPLFDKGFLFLLSSTQMVNPKERQGRFEKSLQALFIFQESRGVIKYKQEPLSSEPQAPLLVSMEPFIPALHYALLKMRSTPDIKHLSTGVERQALDYLTRRDSVRAFLVPEYQQNLDERGSMHPAPRPKSNMEGLLRSYLHGPSSAYVLPMVKARDMMDRINQPPSAPAPTTTDYSPVSDWGGSGGSDRPERQPPESSSSRRRGGPSQTQAHSNGAAAGTGAPPQRSRLAQSDYDKEKMKQLLKLIQLHKKALVKEPGEKERDEGGDDGSWEGPHGLKRKLEEDESGAMYKYLRGAHFSNGEPSRVAQGEEEGEGGNYNLAAVMESMGIYNTDLRDRGNSSQASSANETQRLLKILLSTLNKAMAQGAAATDLPDHGEPNTGTASMEKPLAGAPYAGRVEQARQDCLEEQTECSLASLFSPGSPGEQHHTSENPPLTLDLASHTDKPFPFLDALTDGHLEQRRGLEGGERGQSGDSLERETVTRQASIESGASLERALRGASLERDKVLRGASLESERVARGTSLERDSKMERPARPSSTLDTIISQGLHCLSNSIQGLMETQRIYYNSQLSPRLPQRLAWQPNSSFSDFVAPYVVSVPVQGHVNTLCERMGRLVPQPRHTDSVKAHGARSTLCAPPTTVPPPPHALTPAPPMPSLPPPPHHIRLTPNPPIITLPSPPHSLTSISPLPPIPHLPPPTALVHLPDPVPITSPTPKHVPKTKAQPPQDKSASSSQSRHKLGTVKQPHKNPSAAQKSSTKRKFEPSSSECEIYSPSQATMGSPECTPTRPKQAPLTAPSPLTPASAAGLLIGQLKPEVFSSLVEIFKDVQKNTVKFYIHSGDDESDICAEIKEYLMSLGNTECNPQTFLEKNINLDKLLIIIQNEDISSHVNKIPALVSLKKLSMVSFAGVDSLDDVKNHTYNELFVSGGFIVSDEFVLNPDFITHDRLQAFLGFLEEQSSPENPWQWKIHCKSQKKLKELGRLNSDAMALLNLLTAYQKKHLVEFLPYHECDAQSRQAPDLDCLVKLQANHTQHRHIIFLTERRFEMFLQYSRNGIVIANIDDIMTSFHSLIGCSDLNELPTPPSTVVHDECVEEEDMSLDSDDDTQNQLIAKPPAQSQEGGTGGGMGDATQQPPLPESDDFRPPLPDQLNTPGRHTPSSLSYSSGTANLADFAALKSAISQFKASNQVGRAGLADVGSTSPGAFALNPHQSFLCPSTQWASYSGSSGYTASPAYPASPCNSNQEQDYRHPATAPTTAPGSTLTTGPLTSQAPLTLSDIPQPPLPPHLTLGGALSQSFRMPGSDTGAAGVGVGASFSIASSTSILSSTAIEVSSFSPSTALTYSDPAVASLGLGYSQSEMAQLGYLEGVSSNTNETPTQQGDRTLSGPGESPWGLGGGTPNSQGGATPGSVSHSGLTQSGERERTGTPGGSTPGSQGRRTPVNSIESLGAGMAIASVATRGGSIARPMLPILGGTGGSRGGVASVHPLSDGRFSCIGAMSGQMDGGMERGSMVSRGMGPGSLGECRGRGAPPGGPWPRPGEQDYYSDYTYSHNYSP; from the exons ATGGCCCTGAACTCCAAAGTGGAGAGAAAAACGGACATACAGTGTCTGAAGACCGGCGAGCTCGACGTGGAGAGCAGCGATAGCAAGAAAAATTCGTGGTCAGCCGCCATCTCGGCCACATCCAACCAAAATGGCGATCAGACTGGATGTGAAGACCGTATAATGCCGGAACAAGAAGCATCTGAGCGGCGGAGGAGCGGGCACACGGACACAAGAAGCTTCAATAATTCACCGCTACCCGGCCAGAGACTGGCTGAACAGTTGCCAAGGAGAAATTTTCAGATACCGAGGAAGATTAAGGAACGGAAAG GCCTGTACCAGTTTCTGCCCCCTGACTCCCGGGAGTTTGagggccttgtgaagattctgTCCTCCTCCTACCTGGATGCATCGTCTAGAGGGACATTCTCCTACAGCAAGGCCAGGCTCATTCACAATGAGCTGCTGGAAAAAGAG ttcaTTGAGAAGAGGAGGGAGCTAAAGCAGGAGGGCCGTACAGACCCAGAGCTGGTGGAGTCCTACTGCTTCATGTTCCCAGACAAGTCTAAG CTCCCGTTGATTTGTGAGAAGGGTCTGTCCGTGGGACACTCCAGGATCACTGCACTCGGAAATCCAGCAATGG GTGTTTATCTGTCCAAATTCTCTGATTTGCTTCAAATGAACCCGTTTGAAGCAGGAACCTGTGGAGACATTGTTGTATTTAAAGTCATGAGG GGCCGGCTGAAGAGCATCTTTGAGAACATGCCCAAGAGTGTACTGGACCCCACGCCCAAGTTTGACTGTCATGTCTCTAAGAACGCCACACGGGTCACTTCCCTGCTGTCATACAGGGCCTTTGAGCTCACGCAGCAGTATTTCTATGAGTTTGCTTTTGATGAGATCAAGTCTCGGCCCAGGCATGTGTGTCCATACGCTGTGGTGTCCTTCCAGTACAAAGGCAAGGAGTCTGCTGCTGTACCTATGGCTGCACACAGGTTCAACAGCACTGTCTGTGAAGGAGGAAGCAGAA GGAGGAGTAGCTACACTGTGTGGAGTGGGCCGCTGGTGAACAAGGGACAGGAGTTGTGCCAGGTGTGTCTGTGCTCCTCTACACGCCATTTCCTCCCTTTCAAACT AGCGGAGAAGTTGGAGATGAGTATGGGGATGCAGCTGGACCAGGTGAAGAGGAAGATtccctctgttctgttttcctgGGATACCTACAGCGGAACACGAGAAG tgctaAAGTGTGGGATGTACTGCAGCCTGTTTGAGGTGGTGGATGGGAAGGGAAAAGCGAGCACCAGCACTTTATCAGGACTAATACacaaactggagagagagaggatg GTGCTAGTGAAGCCTTTATTTGATAAAGGCTTTCTCTTCCTCTTGTCATCTACTCAGATGGTCAATCCCAAGG AACGACAGGGGCGGTTTGAAAAGAGCCTGCAGGCACTGTTTATCTTTCAGGAGTCCAGGGGAGTCATTAAGTACA AGCAGGAGCCCCTGTCATCTGAGCCTCAGGCCCCCCTCTTGGTCTCCATGGAACCATTCATCCCAGCCCTGCACTACGCCCTGCTGAAGATGCGCTCCACCCCCGACATCAAGCACCTCAGCACCGGGGTGGAGCGCCAGGCCCTAGACTACCTGACCAGGAGGGACAGTGTCAGGGCCTTCCTTGTCCCAGAGTACCAACAGAACCTGGATGAGAGGGGCAGCATGCACCCCGCGCCCCGTCCCAAATCCAACATGGAGGGTCTGCTACGCTCCTACCTGCATGGTCCCTCCTCGGCTTACGTCCTCCCCATGGTCAAGGCCAGGGACATGATGGACAGGATCAACCAGCCCCCGTCTGCCCCGGCACCCACCACCACGGACTACAGCCCTGTGTCAGACTGGGGGGGCTCAGGAGGGTCGGACAGACCAGAGAGGCAGCCTCCAGAGAGCAGTAGCAGTAGGAGGAGAGGGGGCCCTTCCCAGACCCAGGCCCATTCTAACGGGGCTGCAGCAGGGACAGGGGCCCCTCCCCAGAGGTCCAGGCTAGCCCAGAGTGATTATGATAAGGAAAAGATGAAACAGCTTCTGAAGCTGATCCAGCTGCATAAGAAGGCCCTTGTGAAGGAgccaggggagaaggagagggacgagGGGGGTGATGATGGGTCCTGGGAGGGCCCCCACGGCCTGAAAAGAAAACTAGAGGAGGACGAATCAGGAGCCATGTATAAATATCTACGGGGAGCCCACTTCAGCAACGGAGAGCCCAGTAGAG TAGcccagggggaggaggagggggagggtgggaaCTACAACCTGGCAGCAGTAATGGAGAGTATGGGGATCTACAACACTGACCTGAGGGACAGGGGCAACTCCTCTCAGGCCTCCTCAGCCAACGAGACCCAGCGCCTGCTCAAGATCCTGCTCTCCACCCTCAACAAGGCCATGGCCCAGGGTGCTGCCGCCACCGACCTGCCCGACCACGGGGAGCCCAACACGGGCACGGCCAGCATGGAGAAGCCCCTGGCTGGAGCGCCGTACGCAGGGCGAGTGGAGCAGGCCCGACAGGACTGCCTGGAG GAGCAGACGGAGTGCAGTCTGGCCAGCCTCTTCAGCCCCGGCTCTCCAGGAGAACAACACCACACCTCAGAAAATCCACCACTCACCTTGGATCTGGCCTCTCACACAGACAAACCTTTCCCCTTCCTTGATGCTCTGACTGACGGCCacctggagcagaggagaggtctggaggggggtgagagaggtcAGAGTGGTGACTCCCTTGAGCGGGAGACTGTTACGAGGCAAGCCTCTATAGAAAGTGGGGCTTCCTTGGAGAGGGCTCTGAGGGGAGCCTCTCTGGAAAGGGACAAGGTTCTTAGAGGAGCCTCACTGGAAAGTGAGAGGGTAGCCAGGGGCACCTCCCTAGAGAGGGACAGCAAGATGGAGAGGCCAGCCAGGCCGTCCAGCACTCTGGACACCATCATTAGCCAGGGGCTCCACTGCCTCTCCAACTCCATCCAGGGCCTCATGGAGACCCAGAGGATCTACTACAACTCCCAGCTGTCCCCACGGCTGCCACAGCGCCTCGCCTGGCAGCCCAACAGCTCTTTCTCAGACTTTGTGGCACCCTATGTCGTGTCTGTCCCTGTCCAGGGCCACGTCAACACCCTGTGTGAGAGGATGGGCCGACTGGTGCCCCAACCCCGCCACACTGACTCTGTTAAAGCGCATGGGGCTCGTTCTACCCTCTGTGCTCCCCCCACAACTGTGCCACCCCCTCCACATGCTCTCACCCCCGCCCCTCCCatgccctctctccccccacctcctcaTCACATCCGCCTCACCCCTAACCCTCCTATTATCActctcccttccccaccccatTCCCTCacttccatctctccccttccccccatCCCTCACCTTCCACCCCCAACTGCCCTCGTCCACctccctgaccctgtacccatcaCGTCCCCCACCCCCAAGCATGTCCCCAaaaccaaagcacagccccctcaGGATAAGAGCGCCTCTTCCTCCCAGAGCCGGCACAAACTTGGTACGGTCAAACAGCCACACAAGAACCCCTCCGCAGCACAGAAGTCCTCCACGAAGAGGAAGTTTGAGCCATCTTCCTCAGAGTGTGAGATCTACTCCCCTTCCCAGGCCACCATGGGCTCCCCAGAATGCACCCCCACCCGGCCTAAACAAGCCCCTCTCACAGCCCCCTCTCCCCTGACCCCGGCCTCAGCCGCTGGACTACTGATAGGCCAGCTGAAGCCTGAGGTGTTCAGCAGCTTGGTGGAGATCTTCAAGGACGTGCAGAAGAACACGGTCAAGTTTTACATCCACTCTGGAGATGACGAGAGTGACATCTGTGCGGAGATCAAG GAGTATTTGATGAGCCTGGGTAACACAGAGTGTAACCCCCAGACATTCCTGGAGAAAAACATTAATCTGGATAAACTGCTCATCATCATTCAGAATGAGGACATCTCTTCCCACGTTAACAAG ATCCCAGCCCTGGTGTCGTTGAAGAAGCTGTCCATGGTGAGCTTTGCTGGAGTGGACAGTCTAGACGATGTGAAGAACCACACCTACAACGAGCTCTTTGTCTCTGGAGGATTCATCGTATCTGACGAATTTGTCCTCAACCCAGACTTCATAACTCACG ACCGGTTGCAGGCATTCCTGGGGTTCCTAGAGGAACAGAGCTCTCCAGAGAACCCCTGGCAGTGGAAGATCCACTGTAAGTCCCAGAAGAAACTCAAAGAGCTGGGCAG GTTGAACAGTGATGCCATGGCTCTTCTGAACCTGCTAACAGCCTATCAGAAGAAGCACCTGGTGGAGTTCCTGCCTTACCACGAGTGTGACGCCCAATCACGTCAGGCTCCTGATCTAGACTGCCTGGTCAAGCTCCAGGCTAACCACACCCAGCACCGCCACATCATCTTCCTCACAG AGAGGCGGTTTGAGATGTTCCTGCAGTACTCCAGGAACGGCATAGTGATAGCGAACATCGATGACATCATGACAAGTTTTCACAGCCTAATTGGCTGCAGCGATCTGAACGAGCTGCCCACGCCGCCCTCTACTG TAGTGCATGACGAGTGTGTAGAAGAGGAAGATATGTCGCTGGACTCTGATGACGACACCCAAAACCAGCTTATCGCCAAGCCCCCTGCCCAAAGCCAGGAGGGGGGAACAGGAGGGGGCATGGGGGACGCAACCCAGCAGCCCCCCTTACCTGAGTCAGACGATTTCCGCCCCCCTCTTCCCGACCAGCTCAACACCCCCGGCCGACacacaccctcctccctctcttactcCAGCGGCACCGCCAACCTGGCCGACTTCGCTGCTCTCAAATCAGCCATCTCCCAGTTCAAAGCCTCTAACCAGGTTGGGAGGGCAGGCTTGGCGGACGTAGGCAGCACTTCGCCAGGAGCGTTTGCTCTCAACCCCCACCAGAGCTTCCTGTGTCCCTCCACCCAGTGGGCATCCTACTCTGGCTCCTCCGGCTACACGGCCTCCCCGGCCTACCCCGCCTCACCCTGCAACAGCAACCAAGAACAGGACTACAGACACCCAGCCACAGCACCTACTACAGCCCCAGGCTCCACTCTCACCACAGGGCCTCTGACCAGCCAGGCCCCCCTCACCCTATCAGACATCCCCCAGCCTCCCCTTCCACCACATCTCACGTTGGGTGGGGCTCTGTCTCAGTCATTTAGGATGCCTGGCTCTGATACTGGAGCAGCAGGGGTTGGTGTTGGAGCATCCTTCTCTATAGCCAGCAGTACTAGCATTCTGTCAAGCACAGCCATAGAGGTCTCTTCCTTTTCTCCATCCACTGCACTTACATACTCAGACCCTGCTGTTGCCTCCTTAGGCCTGGGCTATTCTCAGAGCGAAATGGCCCAGCTCGGCTACCTGGAAGGGGTCAGCTCCAACACTAATGAGACCCCCACCCAGCAGGGGGACAGGACACTCAGTGGGCCTGGGGAGAGCCCATGGGGGTTAGGAGGTGGAACACCTAACAGCCAGGGAGGGGCCACGCCTGGCTCTGTTTCCCACAGCGGTCTCACCCAaagcggggagagggagaggacaggcacTCCTGGTGGCAGTACCCCTGGAAGTCAGGGGCGCCGGACTCCAGTGAACAGTATAGAAAGCCTTGGAGCGGGAATGGCTATTGCCTCTGTAGCCACCAGGGGGGGCTCAATAGCTAGGCCAATGCTGCCAATCCTTGGAGGTACTGGAGGTAGTCGAGGCGGCGTGGCCAGTGTACATCCACTCAGCGATGGTCGCTTCAGCTGTATAGGTGCCATGTCTGGACAGATGGATGGGGGTATGGAACGCGGGAGCATGGTTTCTAGGGGAATGGGTCCCGGGTCGTTAGGGGAGTGCCGAGGTAGAGGAGCCCCACCTGGAGGCCCCTGGCCCAGGCCAGGTGAACAAGATTACTACTCAGATTACACATACTCACACAACTACTCCCCCTGA